In Apis mellifera strain DH4 linkage group LG10, Amel_HAv3.1, whole genome shotgun sequence, the genomic window ATACAATTGCATTTGTTAATGCTGGCATGAATCAagtatgttttataaaataatattttttataaatattcattgaaaaattaatattactgtaatatattaattatattattcttatgaatgaaaaattttaactatatatttttacaatatcatttatattgattttattaattttttttttagtttaaagggatttttttaaattattataattcacctGCAATGAAAGTTACAAATTCCCAAAAATGTATAAGAATTAGTGGAAAAcacaatgatttaaatatagttGGAAATGATAGTTATCATCatacattttttgaaatgttagGAAATTGGTCTTTTGGaagttattttaaagtatgtttttaaaaatattttaacatatttcattatttttagtttttaatttaaactataataataaatatagatttatatataggaAGAAGCTTGTCGTTATGCTtggaatttattaacaaaacatTATGGTATTAAGgaggaatttttatatgtaacatACTTTAATGgagatgaaaaattagaattaaaaccTGATTTAGAATGTAAAGAAATTTGGTTAAATATTGGAgttaagaaagataaaattttaccatTTGGATTACAAGAGAATTTTTGGGAAATGGGTATTTCAGGACCATGTGGACCATGTACTGAAATACATGTAGATCATacgaaacaattgaaaaatcgatgtATGCAAATTAACAAAGGATACAAAGATCTCACAGAATTGTggaatatagtttttatacaatatgaacggtatattaatttaaaaaaattgttattttcatattttgaaataaatatatgaatatttatattaatatattattttatatagaataaatatttaatattttaaatatgaattttttttttttattttatattttatatattttttttactttaggTTGCCAAGTGGTGCAATAATACCTCTATCAAAACATTATGTTGATACAGGCATGGGATTTGAAAGATTAGTTGCAGTATTACAAGAGAAACAATCCAATTATGATACAGATGTTTTCCAACCATTTTTTAAAGCTATTCAAAAATACACAAAAGCACCAGAATATAAAGGCACATTTTGTAATACTGTTGTGAATACTTTTGACACGCAGAATACTCTTGATAGTGGATATAGAATTTTGGCAGATCATAGCAGAATGATTACTGTATCATTAGCAGATGGAGTAATACCAGAACAAAGGTAAAATTATTCTGTAGTTATAagtaacatattatttatatacatattattatatatataatttatatataatatattattatatacataatgataatatataattgtaatttcagCAATAaacttagaaaaataataagaaaatcaattgatgtaagtgaaaaaatatttaaaaaagagaaaatactttctgaattatcttatattgtaGTAGAAACTTTAGGTAATATTTATCCAGAATtgcagaataatataaaaaaggtattatacaacaaaatatagtatggatatttatattattatattaataaatttaaaatttattttcttgcatatatcttattatataatataattgaaattaggtacaaaaaataatagaacatgaagaagaattatataaaagattaaaatatacttctAGTAAACAATGGATACAACTTATTAAAACGTATCCTCAATTGAGCTCAATTACTGAATGGTTATCTCCTGGTCTTAGAGATGgatataaatatcttcaaaacATACATAATGatttgtatgtataatttataatttataaatatgcaggatttatattaaataaaaaaattgttttttttttgttattagattaaaccatgaaatttagattaaattattaaactaaattagactattttttcttctaaattttatacacaattatagaatttttttttattaaatgattattatctatctttttggctttaattataataaattataattaattataataaacatgaaTTTAGACGAATATGTGAATATCAGAAacaaagtattaattaatcaaacgaatttgattttttgctcatatttttatcatatttttatttagctttcaatatatttagatttataattcaatagttaagaaaattttttttataaaagttttgattttatgaatttttaataatgttgtacttaaattaattttttattagctatcataaaattattaaataaatatcatatgcaATTCATATGCAAAATGGTCCAACTTTGATAAGAAAATCTTGagcttttgaataattttgatattatcaaatttaattatttgaaaatttaaaaaaagcaatttttttagataaaattttacatattaaaatatacatgttgtgtaatatattgtttatttcataGAAAAGTAACTAAAGTATTACCAGGAAGTGTCTCCTTTAAATTGTATGATACATAtggattaaatatagaaacaataaaagaattagcagaaattgaatgtttatatttcgatGAAGAAGCTTTTTATGAAGAATTAGAGAATCTGAAGAATCAATCAAGAATTGGTCTTGAAAAGAGtgatttaatagatattaaaaaatcgttagaaatacttgaaaaaaattatgtacctAAAACTGATGacagttttaaatataaatatgttcttAATGGAAATAGTTATGAGTTTCctaaaattgaaagtaaaatcctagcattaattataaatggtaaaaattatcattgatttaataatattgtttaaatatagtgGAAGAATACACAATTTGTTTgctatagataatataatattaaacaaaacgaatgaaacaaataatgatatatgtacaataattaataagaaagttGCAAATTACAATACAGAATCAAATAAAGATGAAATAGGAATTATATTGGATAAAACAGTCTGTTATTCATCAGAAGGTGGTCAAATATCGGATAaaggttttatttatatacaaaatttgatttttaacataaataatgtgaagaaaattaatggatACGTAATacattatggaaaattttcacatgtttatttaaagtaagttttaattttaatttaattttaatttatatttattataatataatattataattatatattatatttattaatataatataaaaaatctaaaggaATTTATTACATACAGAAAAGAcattgagaaattaaaaattggagaTAATTGTTTAGTTTGTATTGAACCCAAATTTCGTATAGAAACAATGCAACATCATACTGCAACACATTTATTACATGCAATAATACAACAGAAAATGCAAGCAGTTTATTTACGTCATTCTCTTGTTCTCCCATATGGTTTAAAGTgtcaatttaattcatttggagaaaaactttcttttaaacaattgaaagaaattgaagaatttataaatactattatCACAGCTAATGTTCCAGTTACTACAAAAGTATTAAATGCCATGGAATTATTAGCAGAAGATTCTGTAACATTAATACCAGGACAGATTTGTCCTTATAAAGACAttagaattatagaaattaatttctctgaCTTGAAATCGaagtaagtattttttaagaaataatattagaaaattatacattctacaagtatcttttttttttaatatttttttttattttataaaattgaatatttttttagagaaacaTGTTGCGGTACGCACATACTGAAAACAGCAGAActagaatatttttgttttcttaattattcctCAAAAGGagcatcaaattttattcttaaagcAATTGTAGGATCACTTGCAAAAACTGCTAAAATGGCAGGTAAAAATATGCagtataaaattttggatttagaaaataaattgaaaaatggaaaaattacatgtgaaacatttaaaacaattagtaAAGAGATGgagaatgaattaaaaaatgtaaatacacTAAtaccatattttattaaagaagaatgtttaacaaaattaaaagatttaaataaaattactcatatacaaaaaaaacaataaaaaaaagtaagtattgatattggtttttttttaataaaataacgataatattgaaatattaattattttcaattttataataaacataacattacgtataatttattcattacagatattcaaagaaataaaaaaatatgattgagACATTGAATATAATCTGATCTGTATAAAcaggtttgtttattttttctttttactttttaaaacattatttcaaaaattttttattttttattattataatttaattataataataattttttaatattaataatgtaaaaataatgtaatgtaattatatatgtatataataatgtaatgtatttatatttaatatatactttattattattttgataaaacaatatattatttatataattatattattatattatttatattatttatatattaattatatttgcattttttaaaattatatttatctaaatattatttcatatatatattcataattaaatagatattattaattataatttaactgagaaaaattaacttgaacatttaattaaatttatatttctatttttcaataaaaatttcaaatatacttaCATGAAtctgcataaaaattttttttcttatttattatcattgatatataaactttatgtcataaaagaaattgaaataatataatacaatagaacaacataaattattacaacaatataaatattacatgtcaatattatacattaataatttagaaattttaaatcattaataattataatttagtttttacattcaaattttaataatttatatttattatagaaatttcaattttttttattttagacatAAACTTTAtaagttttcaaaaattgtttaaataatatataataataaaatatattataaaattagaaatattgttaataatttatcaattattcttattattaattaaaaaaaattagaaatctgttttataaaatgatatatatatgaatgtattaatattaattttatatagccattatataataaaaattctttttattatattattatatatatttttatattaataattatatatatatatatatagattcattattcattattcgttatttttttacatgattattataaaagagtgTCAATGCATTCCATTGctgtttatgtaataatatatgtggTCTTTTTTGCTGTATATATGTTATTGCTTCTTCTGGAGTCCATTGATTCTTCtagatatacattataatataaaatattcaatattttattgaagaatattgtacaaaaattttttaaaaaatttaattcatatatcttCAATTATCTTACCATCATTAAATAACATCCAACTAATGTTGCACTACGTGTTCTCCCTGCTTTACAGTGTACATAAACACTTTTAGGATGATAACTTTTAtcagaattaatagaattatttaatgtatttgcattacgaaatttattgataaaatttacacCAAGATGTAACTTTTCTTGTGAAGgtgattcaaaaatatctgttacagataattgtaaaaattctatattatttttattccattcctagaaaatgtataatattaagcagttaaatattgtttactgattttgatattttaatatagttattaaaaacttttatttacataatgataatttcaatatatataccttTTCATTGGAAAACAACCGTAATTCATAATCTTCATTCATTGAAACAACAGCTTGAACATTTTCTTCAACtattaactaaaataaataactaaaatttatagatcttATTTTTCCgaacgtttttttaaatttaaattatatatgtatatatttcttaaatttttcttaaatatttattatttatttctgaagtttgaaaattaattattaagattatttaaaattatatacctgTTTTGTCATACTTCGAAATGGTAAAGCACCTAATATAACAGTTTCGTCAATTCTATCATACCAAtttctcgatgaaattttttccattaatatattataaactaatGTTGGATAAAATGTCACCCTTGCAAACATtgctgttaattttaattgattaaaaataattattataatttaaaatatatattatttaatgaaataataataaatcaattctaatataatatatgtattacaactttcattcaataattaaattcaataaatgaaataattctattaaaaatattttttcatcaatgcCCTTGTCGAAAAACTTACAAACTGTTGTAACATTGTAGAAAGTTCCTTAAGTGAAagtaagataattatatatacgaagaaGGGACTGTACATTAGATACATAACATAACGGTACATAATGTTacgatataacaaatttataaaattaaaaaatctaaataagataatataatttatattaatttacaattaattttgaaaatttctttgaaaaaattacacaattatataaaaagatatatataatatagatataatacgAAGATAATTTAtccgttaaaaataaatttttttttttaattacgataatatacatattattggaatatgtatatacatttgaTATGATTTatggtttatttttttaatattttaatatataataaaataattgtataatatctcTAACactatttttactaattattatttaacataatattttggatatttcaatttacttttttaaatttctcagatttattctattaagatttattatatcatatataaacaaaaaaatatgtataaacaaatttaataatatatgataccTATGTATTCTGTATTGAATTTCATCTTGTTGATAATAGCGGTAATAAATCTTCATCTAAGCAATAATAACCTAATTCTCCTTTTCtgaataaagagagaaaatattctGCTGCAAATCTTAAATctggttttataatttttttaccatcataattcttaatttttaaagtttttttcgattttgctGCAATGTATATAAGAACATCTGATACATTATCAGATGGTTTTGTTAatcctaatttttttacatattcaaatcgtttatgtttatttaaccaaaataataaaaaatctgcaAGTAGTTCTGGCCCTATTAAATGATCTTGCATACAACTAGCTAATGCTAACTTCAATCctgtatttatatcatttattttaggaattaaaattccagGTGTatctaaaacataaatatttggattttctgatattttaaCTCTTGTTGATACAGATCGTGTAACACCAGCAATACCACCAACTTGTACAGCACTACTTTTATGCAGGATATTACTTCTTAATCGATTGATTAATGATGATTTTCCTACATTTGGAATACCTATAATCATCATTTGAAATGAAGATTCCTCTGATCTATTATatcgatttgattttttaattaatttttgtgctAAAGGTATTAATTCTCTAACACCTtcacattttacatttttaaaattagtaaataatatattatataatccctttttatttaaactttctaTTATAGAATCCTTAAATCTCATATCacttaaatctattttatttaatataaaaatatgaggtTTCAATCCAGTTAAAACATTGTTAAAATCTGCATAATGTCCAGAAATAGGAATTCTTGCATCATGAACTTCAATGATACAATCTACATTTTTTAACTGATGCTGCATTTGTTTTAATCCTTTACCCATATGTCCAGGAAACCATCTTAATATATCTGTATTTGTTAGATGAAAAGTATCACGAAATTTGGGTGCTACATTACCTAGActcatttttttgatataattttaatttatatattccttttggaaattttcctgaaataatatttttatcatacaatatttttaattagttgataaatatataatacatgtcaaattttttaataaatatatttaccatttacaatttaatttatatatacatatatataaaatatatatttatataatatatattttaaatatgtacatttaaaatattgatatgataaaaaattaataattaccttTCACAAATTCTATTccgaatatatcataataataataaatagttttgaATACTACCAACCTTATCATTCTTCATATgcttagatatatttttcatttacgaaaatattcaaaatgattgtatattaaatttttaaaattaaacatattaaaatgaagAGAAAGTTATTTAGAgactgatataataaaataaaacatatgactacgatataataataaatattttataataaatggataattaaatgcgttaaattttgtttaaattttgttttgcttaatatcttttatttttatgaaaatatattaatatattcttattttctataaatatatatataaataaaatatataacatacatgtttgtatattatgtacattGTAAATTAACTAAagttgattatataaaattgtaaatattaaaaaaaaacttaaaaactttttttttaaatttaaattttttttaattatgtagttaatgaagtaaattttttaaatgttttgtaatttcttatattgaattagttttatatgattatatgtatacattattaaaaaataaataataataaattaattattttattaatgattttaaataaaaatttgtatataataatatattaatagtaaatttatatacaatagtgaaagtaattaaattatgaaaaagaagaaattgtattttttacaatagattttaaatatgtaaataaaattcaattcaataaaagttttaattcaatcattagaatcatttttttgcatcgtgataaataaatattttataaaatttcgagaaaatgcGGAGCATCAAAACTAGTAATTTCATTGACGATTTGTATCTAAAATCtatgtattgtatatttatggatctaataataaaatccctagaaaaaatactatatagcattaatagaaatgtaatattcagatttattattattattattattattattatatattattattaatatttattatataagtaataaatatatatataataaaatcatataaaaaatatgtattaaataaaaactagataaatttatttagtgaattgtatgtataatatactaGAATGCGAATTTCATTCTAAatctcaatttatatttaaataattagatacgaaatttataaatataaattaaatataatttaaaatataaattattatttataattaagatttataattaataattaagataatttataatctataattaatttaaatagatcaatatttttaaattaactatttttgtttctaGATTATTTTAACGATGATACGAACTTGACATAAAAACTTGGCATAAAGTTTCGTTCACGATTGCGCACAAAGTTGGTTCGCGGTCGTGCAAGAGTCCACATGAGCCTGTTGCCAGTTATTGATCCTGACACGATTAAACAACACTGCATTGCTGTCAACTACGAAAACAATTCTGATCACGCAGCATTTATAAAAACGTGGCGATAAATTGTTACGGTAACGTGTGCGCCTACATTTACACAAAGTACTATGATATCGAAATGTGCTGTAGTGCCTCTTCGACGTCATCGTTGTTCTGTCAAAATGTAGAAGTTTCGTAAGACTCGAAATATCGATGAGTGACACTTGTACCATTTGTACGGAAAGATGTCATCGGTAGTTTTTTGcggaaaaagaaacttttaaataaaacatattgaaaattcttattactaagaaatttgtaattttttgttaaacgcattttttaaaaactacgTATTTTGACTTGGAACTCTAAGAAGAGTTGAATTTGTATTGCTGCTGCACATGTGATCCTTTAGGTGTTATCTTCGATTCGTAATGAAGAAGTTTACAATTAAAGGCGTGCTTGACGGTTTCCGATCGTCGGTACCGCAACCCGTCAAACCCGATCAAGAAATCGTCGAAAATTTACGGCCGGAACATTTTCAAGTAAAGAAGGTCAGTGacaataacatattattaatttcaagttacatacataaatagactttcaattatcttatttaagaTGTATGAAAGTAATTTGCGTATGTTATGtactttcaatttataatattactttcttttgaaatttatatttctagttTATAATTGGAATGacccaattaaaaaatattaattgcattCTGCGATCTATTTTGAGGTTtatcttttacatattttagcatggttatatgatttatatataactatgaaattaatatattaattagatacatattattacatgtaaattattaatatataattatatcgtaataaagtaaaatcatcgatatattatattatcatcgtAAAAGTTTATGCCATGATACTGCtgctattaataatatatagaaacatttgaaaataattataaataagatattataaaaaagatattgtaaaaataattaaaagtaaaaagatttaattatacatatttaatatatcttaaatacatacgaaattgtaattattattttaaagttaatataatattgttggtaagcaatatctttttaaatattttttgatatatccattttcgatgaataatattgaatatagagTATACACGTTGagaattaatgtatatatatatatatatatatatatatatatatatacgaaagattaattaacatatatttctgatttaaatatagttaaattaaattatgacaaatatcatgaaaatgtaaattaattgtgagaaaattgaatataaattaaattgtaaaagaaaattattcaaattataattatataataaataaacgaaggaATAAAATCTATGTAGAaatctgtataaaaatatttttttatgaatgccaattgaaatttttttttaaaatatacaagttGTCAAATTACTtcgaatatgttttaaaattttaaatcgatttttaaatcaattccgATTTTAATTGttccaaaaaaagatttatataaatttaaataaaagaattaattattatttttaattttttcaaaactttacatttaatatatgtattaaacatttaatcgattaatatctttaatattctaaataaaagaagattactatattatatacgaaAGAAACATGCACTTTTATGATGCATATCTGATATCGATAGTTTATCctaagtatatgtatattatatatcatcaaGCTAACATTTGTGGATCGCGTATCAACATGACATAGgaaaatacgaatattattttaaaattgtttaaatctaacgatgaaaattaattcgaattttttgacaataacgtattaacattattttaacagcattttttattttaaaaacataaaatacgtaataattatttactatataaatatatttgtatttttaatattttctagagaaaaaaagtttgaagaTTTAAcctaatttcttaaaatttttttattaattatttatttaatgtgtaTAGATATAAATCAGAACATAGTTCAAAaacattgtttttaatataaatttataaatatgaaacaacAATTAGGAATATAAAACTCAAAATTCACAATAATTGTGCATAACgctatcaataaataatcttaacattttaattcattggatattcaataataaatttgctatttttaaaaagaaaaaaagctcgaaatgtaaaacttttaaaagatgtaaaaatattattatttatataaattatattataaataaaatattgtttatatttataataaatttttacatgatatatataaaatttttttatcttttaaatttgttccATAAAGAATATGATTAAAGTATAGATTTTTCCACCACTTTGAGTGATTCTggctatttttctaaaaatattaatacacaaTATGTGAAcgcaatttattgttttataattcaaattcatattcaaattattatttttccagcaTTTCtatcaattacattttttatttcgcgatTAATTCAAAGTATAAAGCGATATTTAAACTACATGCAACAAACATGGCAAAATGCGCGCATAAAAGAGGTTACTTTTAATGGAAGTGAGTGCAGGCCGGGATTCGACACAGCTGTGTCGATAGCaatatcgaaacgaatttctcTATCTTCTATGTCATGCGTATCGGTTTATGCAcctttaaaaacaattatgtcACCTATATAAACCGATATAAACTGTTATTggcaaaatgaaatttcgactCGCGTTTCaagatacataataataatctattataatgtgatacatatgatataaaataaaatgttaatatctcTCAATATTCTTTGCTATTCGTGAACTGTATTGATTATATCTGTGATTACATAGATATTTAGTAgcgtaattataataatattaaattattgaacagATTTTTAACAGACGtggacgaatattttttttttttataataaaaatatataaaggaatctttaaatattaatataaaaaaactcttgaaaaattttaattgtttaataaagaatttttttttatttaaaagatttatttaaaagatacgtagaatatcaaaatttcttatctCTTTATATACTTTggttataaacatataatgaatttttaaaatgtaaaaatgtgcCGTTtcgcataattatattaatgtgttGTTTCAGCAACATGAAAGCAAATGTTAACTCCTGAAAAATGCTTATTTAACaggattttaatattcaagttttaattattttttaaatatatttctggtttatcgtcgaaaaattaaaattgtatatgtattattgataacatgtatatatatatatataatatatttattgacaaAAAACCAAagtagattaatataaaatttattaaatacttgccaagaatgatttatttaaaagttataattttttcattactaaaaaactttataaaattaattttctatttaaatttcaagatatttattttcacgtttaaaattttctaattataatttctacgaatcattaattaaatggatattatgcagattgaaaaaaagtatataattataaatttccttttaaaaaaatgatggaaaacacaattaatattgcaaaaaaatctatttatctggaaaatcctttttaatcctctagatatatataaacattataaagttgaatttttaattaaattctatttttatatacgtagGTATATTTCAATGGagtattaagataaaaataaacaccTTGTAAAAAAGTTGatctcgatatttaaatatgttaccgatcaaatgaaatgtaaaaaaatgttttatcgtTAAACGTTATTTGTAAGCAAGTAAAAATGtacgataattatattcactATAACATATTGCATTTCCTCGATTAGATTACAGATTAAGCTAGTTTCAATTGCGTGACTCTTTTTGCTTGGCACGCTTCAagtcttaaataataatgttaatttttacatttaaaaaaaaaaaagtttaatcaatataatttttaaatacttaattaatacttaaaattctatatgttttttatatttcatcaaatatttatatacttttatttataattgtaaatgaatacagcagcaatttaattattatcgataaaaatgcgaacaaatatttcataggAAAAGAATAATGTTGTAAC contains:
- the LOC551243 gene encoding LOW QUALITY PROTEIN: alanine--tRNA ligase, mitochondrial (The sequence of the model RefSeq protein was modified relative to this genomic sequence to represent the inferred CDS: substituted 1 base at 1 genomic stop codon); the protein is MNCILLTRVYNSSFTIQKSANLIRNEFLDYFKKDLEHTFIRSSPVISFNDHTIAFVNAGMNQFKGIFLNYYNSPAMKVTNSQKCIRISGKHNDLNIVGNDSYHHTFFEMLGNWSFGSYFKEEACRYAWNLLTKHYGIKEEFLYVTYFNGDEKLELKPDLECKEIWLNIGVKKDKILPFGLQENFWEMGISGPCGPCTEIHVDHTKQLKNRCMQINKGYKDLTELWNIVFIQYERLPSGAIIPLSKHYVDTGMGFERLVAVLQEKQSNYDTDVFQPFFKAIQKYTKAPEYKGTFCNTVVNTFDTQNTLDSGYRILADHSRMITVSLADGVIPEQSNKLRKIIRKSIDVSEKIFKKEKILSELSYIVVETLGNIYPELQNNIKKVQKIIEHEEELYKRLKYTSSKQWIQLIKTYPQLSSITEWLSPGLRDGYKYLQNIHNDLKVTKVLPGSVSFKLYDTYGLNIETIKELAEIECLYFDEEAFYEELENLKNQSRIGLEKSDLIDIKKSLEILEKNYVPKTDDSFKYKYVLNGNSYEFPKIESKILALIINDNIILNKTNETNNDICTIINKKVANYNTESNKDEIGIILDKTVCYSSEGGQISDKGFIYIQNLIFNINNVKKINGYVIHYGKFSHVYLKKDIEKLKIGDNCLVCIEPKFRIETMQHHTATHLLHAIIQQKMQAVYLRHSLVLPYGLKCQFNSFGEKLSFKQLKEIEEFINTIITANVPVTTKVLNAMELLAEDSVTLIPGQICPYKDIRIIEINFSDLKSKETCCGTHILKTAELEYFCFLNYSSKGASNFILKAIVGSLAKTAKMAGKNMQYKILDLENKLKNGKITCETFKTISKEMENELKNVNTLIPYFIKEECLTKLKDLNKITHIQKKQXT
- the LOC410177 gene encoding phosphatidylglycerophosphatase and protein-tyrosine phosphatase 1 isoform X3, with the translated sequence MFARVTFYPTLVYNILMEKISSRNWYDRIDETVILGALPFRSMTKQLIVEENVQAVVSMNEDYELRLFSNEKEWNKNNIEFLQLSVTDIFESPSQEKLHLGVNFINKFRNANTLNNSINSDKSYHPKSVYVHCKAGRTRSATLVGCYLMMKNQWTPEEAITYIQQKRPHILLHKQQWNALTLFYNNHVKK
- the LOC410177 gene encoding phosphatidylglycerophosphatase and protein-tyrosine phosphatase 1 isoform X2 encodes the protein MSLAMFARVTFYPTLVYNILMEKISSRNWYDRIDETVILGALPFRSMTKQLIVEENVQAVVSMNEDYELRLFSNEKEWNKNNIEFLQLSVTDIFESPSQEKLHLGVNFINKFRNANTLNNSINSDKSYHPKSVYVHCKAGRTRSATLVGCYLMMKNQWTPEEAITYIQQKRPHILLHKQQWNALTLFYNNHVKK
- the LOC410177 gene encoding phosphatidylglycerophosphatase and protein-tyrosine phosphatase 1 isoform X1, producing MKFNTEYIAMFARVTFYPTLVYNILMEKISSRNWYDRIDETVILGALPFRSMTKQLIVEENVQAVVSMNEDYELRLFSNEKEWNKNNIEFLQLSVTDIFESPSQEKLHLGVNFINKFRNANTLNNSINSDKSYHPKSVYVHCKAGRTRSATLVGCYLMMKNQWTPEEAITYIQQKRPHILLHKQQWNALTLFYNNHVKK
- the LOC102655141 gene encoding mitochondrial GTPase 1, whose protein sequence is MSLGNVAPKFRDTFHLTNTDILRWFPGHMGKGLKQMQHQLKNVDCIIEVHDARIPISGHYADFNNVLTGLKPHIFILNKIDLSDMRFKDSIIESLNKKGLYNILFTNFKNVKCEGVRELIPLAQKLIKKSNRYNRSEESSFQMMIIGIPNVGKSSLINRLRSNILHKSSAVQVGGIAGVTRSVSTRVKISENPNIYVLDTPGILIPKINDINTGLKLALASCMQDHLIGPELLADFLLFWLNKHKRFEYVKKLGLTKPSDNVSDVLIYIAAKSKKTLKIKNYDGKKIIKPDLRFAAEYFLSLFRKGELGYYCLDEDLLPLLSTR